TCACACAGGTCATCATTACCCTTGTGAGATGTAGGTATGGGAAGTATGCAAGGAGCACTGAAAATGAGGTTCTGTAGGCCTGGTAGATGAAGCAGGCCTCTCAAAGGTAGTGGGTCTTGAGACAAAATCCTGCAGACAGGAGGGGTGGGCGATGCTTTTCTTCATGGTGGACCATTGTGTGTTGTATGTCATGCAAAGTCTAAGACAAATGCCAATGAGGAGCTGGCAGAGACTTCCGACAGAAACTAACAGGAAGAAGTCAACATTGGAGGGGGAACCCTATCTACTGATAAACATCAAAGGTGCCTGCTGGAATATTTGAGGGACAAAAAGACATCCCAACATCAGGTGCCTAGGAATTAAACTAACAGCGAGTTGGCATCATGAATAAGGGGTTTCAGCCAGGCTTGGCTGCAAATGCTGGAGGGAACTTGTGTGAGACGCTTTCCAGATTGGAGGATAAATCTCCTTTTACTTTAGAATTGAGCTGAAGTGCTGTGTGTGATACAAGAGCACTGAGCTAATGCCAAACTGGTGAATGAGGATGCGctgttcctttggaaacagaGCATCTGGGATTTCTCTGGGTATCCAGTGATTGGGGTTGAACGACTGAGGGGCCCACTTTGAAGGGACTTGAAGCCTGGGGCGCATTGATTGTCAACCTGCCAGGCAAAACACAGGTCTGGGCTCTCCCAGAGAAGAATGCTTGAGGCGCTGATGGGCTGGTTGCATTGGGGAGCTAAcacccagctggcacaggcaaggCTCCTTCATACAGGAGGCTGGTGGCAACTAGGTTGCTGCACAGCCCTGGCTGCCCTGAGAAGTGTCACAGTCCCTATCCCAGGAATCTCAGTTTCACATGGATCCTCCCTCCAGGACAGGCCCTCTCTTCGCTTTGAGAAACAAACcattctgggggaggggaaatatagGGGCAGATGTGGGTACACGTTGGGGAAAACAATTCAACCCAGCAAACTCCACCCCAACCCTGGAAGGAGAACACCAGTTTTGGAACTCATCTGACGAGTTATGCGGATATTAGCGAGGACACAAATTTCCCCTTGAACAGATTTTACTTTCACacttatccacagtggaacacttGGTGGGCCATACTGAGAGAGCATGTGACCAGGAATGCGGCTGTAGCCCGGTGGGAGGTGGAAGCACTGGAGACTGGTCCCTCTTTCATCATTTATCCACAACAGAACAGCTTGAATGGGAAAGTAGGAGGAAGCCCAACATCAGAATGtcccctagctcagtggttcaaGCATTCTTCTGAGagatgggagacccctgttcacgTCCTTTCTCTCCCCTCAGCAGACAGGGGGAatgaaacctgggtctcccatattccaggtgaatgctctaaccgcTGGGCTAAAACATCTGAGGAGGACACCACGTCCTGCTGCAGTACAATTGTGAATGGGGTCAACATGGGCAAGCAGCACAGCTAGCGAATTGAGCTCCGCATATGAGGTAGGCAACTAAATGCCTAACTTCCCCTGGCTCATGGATGGCTCtgggcttaggtgggagacagGTGCCCGGACTCCCAGAGGGAGGCAGCTGGGCACGTGCCCAGAGGCTGGGACACGGGCACCAGGGAACTTTATACTGTAAAAACTTCGGTGCTGCTGAGTGAATTTGGGCACCTACAGAGTTCGCTGTATGgtttgtatcagaggggtagcatccgatgaagtgggtattcacccatgaaaacttatgctccaatacctctgttagtctataaggtgcctcaggactctttgccgctgtgtgatttgtggatcacagtggagccaaacCCAGGACTTACAGACCGAAATTGGGGATTGAGGGGCCTGGGTCCCTTTGTGGTGGAGCCCACCCTTAGCCTTCCATTGAACGAAACAGGGCAGGAATTTCCCAAACTGCAGCTGATGTACTGACCAACAGGTGGAGCTGATTCCCATTGGCCCTCCTATTTCCCTGGTTCAGGGCATGGGCACTGGGTATGATTGGGCCCCGGTTACCTGCAGATTAGGGGAGGGTGTTAATTACCTGGGACAGCTGTCACCTGGCTCTGGGTCACAGTATAAAGCCCCAGAGCAACAGTTTCCCTCCATACTGGATTTGCTGCAAATGGCAGGATGAGTCACAGAAACAATTTGGGCTTTGCTCTTTTGTGCTGGGTGGTCAGTGGGGTGACCTGTTACAATCCCTGGGATTTCTCTAGGATTGACTCTGCCATCTGGAGAcccacccccagggctgagcccccaCAAGGACAAGCCCATGTTCTCTCTGTTGCCCAGCCCTACCCCTGGGCTCGGGCTGAGgcttcccagctcagggctgtgtccctgctgcagcctgtcaTGGTGCAGTGTGAGGAGGCTCAGATGGTGATCACTGTGCACAAGGATCTCTTTGGGATGGGGAGACTGATCAAAGCTGCTGACCTGAGCCTTGGCCCAGCTGCCTGCCGGTACGTGTCCCTTAATGATGCAGAGAACACAGTGATCTTTGTAGCTGGGCTCCATGAATGTGGCAGCACCTTGCAGGTAAGGATTTATGCAAGTCAGGAGCCCCTACTGATCCCTAGCATCACTGCCCCTGCCTTGTCTGATGGGGTAAAAATGGGGCAGCGGGAGAGAACAGTGGGTGGGATTTTGTCCATGTTATTGATAAGCTCCCTGGTTTTTCCTGGGTGCTTCTTCTTAGCTTCCAATCTCATGCACCAGGCAAAGAATTCTGCCCTGCTCAGCTCCTGGAGCAGGCTCACAAGTGGAGCCTGAAGAGGGTGCTCTGGTGGCTCAGACAGACTTTACTTCTAGACTCCCCTGTCCAAAGTCTGTCTGCAGACTCCACAGACAGGCGCTCTCAATTGAATAAACTGATTGGTGTTAGCCTGAGCTCTGCTAACATAGCCTGTAGGAGGGAAAGGGACAGACTACGGGCTTCCTTAATCCCTGCTCAAAATTCACTTGAAAGCAGCTAACAGATTAACCCTGGGGGTTTTACTGTCTGAGATTCCTTCACAACCTGCACAGAGGAAACCAGTGAGCAGAGTTGTGTAAAATGGCACTACTGTGGTGCTCGTCTTCGATGGCTGCTCTAGCAGACTGAGCTCTGAAATCCCCTGTTTCTGGTGTCCAGGCCTTCCAAAGGCAGTTGCCAGTTGACTGGGCACTGGTTGGAAAACTTGAGCTCAAGTTTTCTATCTGGCTGAGGCTTAGGCCTAAGAACATCTGAATGACTTTACAAATGCTCTGTGTACTAGTGTTAACCCTTCCATGTCTGCTCCTTCCCAGATGACCCCAGACTCCCTGGTTTACAGCACAAGCCTGAACTataaccccacccctgccagcaacCCAGTGATCCTGAGAACCAATCCAGCTGTGATTCCCATTGAGTGTCACTACCCCAGGTGAGAGTCTGAGATGCTCagatcccctccctccctttcagtCCCTGGTCTGGGATCTGGCTCAGTGACTGAGGTTTGCTCCTCTCCCAGGAAGGACAATGTGAGCAGTAAAGCCATCAAGCCAACATGGGTTCCCTTCAGCTCCACCCTGTCTGCTGAGGAGAGGCTGGATTTCTCCCTGCACCTGATGAATGGTAGGTGGGAGGAGCCTTCAGGGGAActgagccctgcctgcctgtctgtcctGCTCACTGTGAACTTGCCTTGTAGATGACTGGAGTGCTGAGAGACCCTCCAATGGATTCCAGCTGGGGGAGGTCATGCATATCCAAGCTGATGTCAGCACTGGGAACCACGTGGCTCTGAGGCTCTTTGTGGATAGCTGTGTGGCCACCCTGAGCCCAGACAGGGACTCCTCTCCCCGCTatgctgtcattgacttcaatgggtaagAGCTGGGAGCCCTTTCTAGACTAAAACAAGACTGATTAGGGACTCTTactgacccttggttcttgtgtgtaGGTGCCTGGTGGATGGGAGATCAGATGACACCACCTCAGCCTTCATATCCCCCAGGCCCAGGCAGGACACGCTGCAGTTCATGGTAGATGTGTTCAGGTTTGCAGGAGATGCCAGGAACTTGGTGAGAGCCCACATTTCTGCTCCAAGTCAATTTTTCCCCAGGCTAAGTAGCTGTTAGTGTCCTCTGGGATGGTCCTAACCCCTCTTCCCACTTCCCTTCCAGATCTATATCACCTGTCATCTGAAAGTCACTGCAGCTGagcaagccccagatcccttGAACAAGGCTTGTTCCTTCAGCAAAGCAGGCAACATGTGAGTAGCCTAGAACCCCATCAGGGGAGTGACAGGCAGCCTAGAACAGAACTCTTCACTGTCGATGactgttcctgttctgttccaGCTGGTCTCCAGTGGAAGGCACCCGAGACATCTGCAGGTGCTGTGAGACTGGGAACTGTGGGCTGGCTGGACAGTCCAGGAGAGTGAACCCTCTGGACAGATGGTCAGGGAGGCGCTTCCAGAGAGATGTGGCCTCTAGGCATGGTAGGTTCTGTGCCCACTTCACCTGGGAAGATGTCTGGCTTACTCCAACAGACTGTTCCTAGGGGATCTTTCACCCAAAATGGGATGGATGAGACTAACCTGACCTGTATTGGTTCTCTAGTAGTGCTTCTCTCCTCAATACAGGTGAGCCCTTGGTGAGGGAAGGTGAGGCTGATGTTGTGGTaggacccctaatcatctttgatGCTGATCAAGGATCAAGGGATCTCTTAACTGGTCAAATGGAAGCAGAGAAGACTGCGTCAGAAGGTAACTAGTACTACTCAGAACAAGTCACATGGTGTCTCTACTGTCACTTATTAATCTACATTAGGGTGGCTTGGAAAAGTTGATCTGAAGGATGGAAGAAATGGGTCTTACAAAGTCAGCTGTAAGAATCCCTTACCCCAAGGACAGGGGTGTTAGCAATGAGTAAATGAGACTCAAGAAGGCTTCTTGCTGAGATGGTCCAACCAGAGTCAGTGATACATAGGACTGTCGGCCACTGTAGGCTGGGCTTATCTGCTGGGACACCAGTTGTGTGGCCTGAGACCTGCAACCTATTATCTAGTGGGATTTATAAAGAGGTGCTGATCTCCTGCTCTGGCCACTTCTAGTAGACAAACTCCAACTGGTATCCATTAAAAAAATGGCCCGACAATAGAGCTCAAATAAAATCCCCCATTTTATTTAGTTGTGGCCTTCACTCATATACCCAGCAAGTCCACGCAGACTTTTGGAGAGGTTGCTCGAAAAGCAGCTAGTTGCAGTTTTAACCACCTGTTCTTCCTCTTGTAGGATTCTCTTCTACAGCTGGGCTGATCTCAGTGGCAGCGGCCATTGCACTGGCCTTCATTACTCTGGGAATACTCGTATACAGAAGATGCAGCCGTTCCAGTGCCTGAGCAGTCACATGCCTTGGTACCTTCTATCTAATGTAAATAAATCCAGTGACTTGAGTCTGGTCTATGCCTTATTCTTAATGGGCAAGGGaattgccccctcccccttctgaTGCACCAACCACATCATGGACACACCAATGGGCTTCACAAGGAGAAATCATGTGAGGGTGAAGAGAGCAGAGCTTACTACCTTCAGGTTCTGAGACTCGAATGGCTGGTTTCTCTCATGGGCAAATAGCAGGGGCATTTACCTCTTCTGACCTGTCCAGCTGGCTGTTGTAAGCATTACAGGGCTCTAGCCATAGAGAAAACACAAATCCCCCAGCCACGCTGACCTGTGAGCAAAACACATTCCATGAGAGAGAGAGTTCTATTACTGGCCTCAAGTGAGGCTCTAGGATAACTTCCCCCAATCCTTCTGTCTAAGGTGAGCAGGCTAGCCCAGTTCTtcttaccatggatttaaatCACCTGGTGTTCATTCTTTGGGGTTAAGCTAGATCTGGTTGTGTAGGCCACCCCTCACTTGTGCCACAGGGCCTAACCaaagatggttttaaaaaaatcttccagtTTCTGCTTATGCTCTGGGCCATGACCTGTAGATCAGTGAGGCCTGTTTGACACATGCAGGGCAGCCTCTACTCAAACCCAAGTCTAGAGGGCTCTACTATCTTGCTCTCTACAACTGTAACAAACACATCCCACCCTGCTGTGTAACAGTGTGTCATTTGTTCAAACAACATCTCTCCTGTagctgtggggggagcaggcCCAGGGCTGCACGCACAAGAAGCACTGTCAGCAGGCCCAGGAAGGGTATAGGGAATAGCATAGTGTATGTTCCCAGAACAAGCTCTCTGCAGGAGTGGTTATTCCACCTCTCCCATGGGGTGCTGCAGTGGGGCACTGAAGCTGGTGGGCAAGatagtggggcaggagcagccccTCTTTCCTCCAACACATGCAGCTCTCTGAGCAGTGGCCCTTGGAGGCTTGCTGTGGAAGGGACTCTGACCTAGTAAGGTCCTGACAGGCACTGTCCAAGGTCAGAGTACCTCATCTACAGTGTCCAATGACTCTCTCAGCAACCTGGGAGCTAGGGGGGTACTGACCCCCTTTCACACAAGGGGTAAAAGAGACAGAGTTATTAAGTGAGATTGCCCAAGAAGGCTTTGGCACAGTGTGGAGCTTAACCTTGGTCTCTTGCATCCTAAGGTGGTGTCCCAACCATCACACCATTGTTCTCAGTGCTTTCCAGACCATATTCTCATGGTCCTTCTGTTCTTCTTCCCCTGGTCTAGCTGAGATCCAGCCCTTCTCCTGTAGGTATATTTCTCCTGCCTCTGGCCTAATTCCAGCCCTCCCACCATTACCCCAGCAAATGCTAGGTCCCCCAGTTGGGAAGCTCCAAGGCCCTGACATCCCTCGACTCCACCTTCTTTCTCTGCACTcagcttgtttctctccctcccaaatGTTGTTGGCTGTTTCTAGACAAACAGCAGGAATCATTCCTGTCCTCGTTTCATAGAGGGGAGACTGAGGTTCAGAGCAGCTAAGCCAAAATTAGTGGCCAGTTCCCAAACTAAGAGTTGTTGGAGCTTCATGAGGGGCGTGGATTCAATGCCTGGAGGTACTGCAGCTGGTAGAGCTGTCAGCCCCCGACCTGCCAATTTTCTGACTTTCTCAGGTGGCTTGAAGAGGGGATGCAAAATTtggtttttaaatagaaattttgcTACAACCTTCACTAAACTGGGAAAAGAGCAATTCCATCATGTGGAGCCAAAATTACACCCCTGGGACTCACCTGGTTTGGACACAGTCCTCTGTCCCTTGACCTAACCTTTCTGTCAGTGGGCTTCACAGCTGCTTGGCAGAGAATCAGGATTCCTGAGTTCTCGACCTAGCTCTGGGAGGAGACTGGTCTCGTCCTTAGCACAGGGAAGGTAACTGACTACATTCACTCCATGCATTCATTTCAGGTAGCAGCACGGCTGTGACTGGGGTCATCAGTAGACACTTGGTTTTTATTCCTAGCGTTCCAAGGGGGAACATGATGTAACCTCTCCTTTAGCTTAGTTCTAAGGTGCTGGAGCATGAGAGCTGCCTTGCCCTAGAATAGGGCTATGAAGCCTTAATTGGTTATTAGCGATGTAGGTAAAAGTACGTATTAGGAGCCGTCAGTGGAATGGACCAATTGCATGCCATCCCATGGGCTCCCCACAGGTATGGTGTTGAGAACAagtgtctgtctccctctgggCACACTGTCATTCCATGCAGGGCTCGCAGCAGTCCCATTCGTTGCTCCATCAAACCAGAGATAAAGTTGAATAACTTCATATGGACTAGCTTTTGGAGCTTGGCCTTGGTGCAGGCTACTAGATTCCCACAGGGGTACCTGTGCCACAAGAACCTCATGATGCCAACTGACAGAGGGTACTGGGGGGCACAGGGACCCCCTATGTTCAccaaaagaatgtcatgtaaggtctctaatgaaaCCCCAAGTCACACAGGTCATCATAACCATTGTGAGATGTAGATATGGGAAATATGCAAGGAGCACTGAAAATGAGGTTCTGTAGGCCTTGTAGATGAAGCAGGCCTCTCAAAGGTAGTGGGTCTTGAGACAAAGTCCTGCAGACAGAAGGGGTGGGTGATGCTTATCTCCATGGTGGACCATTGTGTATTGTATGTCATACAATGTCTAAGTCAACTGCTAATGTGGAGTTGGCAGAGACTTCAGAAAGAAATGAACAGGAAAAAGTAAACATTGGAGGGGGAACCCTAGCTAGAGATAAACATCAAAGATGCATTCTGGTATATTTGAGGGACAAAAAGACACCCCGACATCAGGTGCCCAGGAAGTAAACTGACAGTGAGTTGGCGTCATGAATAAGGGGTCTCAGCCAGGCTTGGCTGAAAATGCTGGAGGGAATTTGGGTGAAGGACACTTTTCTAGACTGGAGGATAACTTGTTAGTTAAGTGTAGGCTCTAGAATGCGagttatgattttgtttcataGCTAGCCATTTGTTTCCAGCTCTCACACTggtttttgtttgactctctatTCTGTCTTAAATAAATCTCCTTTTGCTTTAGAATTGAGCTGAAGGGTTGTCTGTGATACAAGAGCAGTGAGCTAAGGCCAAACTGGTAAACAGGGGCATGCTGTTCCTTTGgaagcagaggatctgggatttctgtgggtTTCCAGTGGTTGGGGCAGGACCCCACAGGGGGCCGCTTTGAAGGGACTTGAAGCCTGGGGTGCATTGATTGTCAATCTGCAAGGCAAAAGACAGGGCTGGGTAGTCCAGAGAAGAATGCTTGAGGGGCTGATTGCCTGGTTGCATTGGGGAGTTAACATCCAGCTGGCATAGGCAAGGCTCCCTCATACTGGAgacagcctaaggggaggatccacaacGTCCGGGATCTCAAgtaattacaggggacaactaaaGCTATAACAGGGACGGGTGTGAGGTCACAGGGCTGAACAAAGGGAACCTGacagggacaccaagcagagaaccctggacagtgcccactgctcctcaaaggtgtcaagggagaaCTCCAGAACCAGCTTccagaggttggccaggaaactcagggccgggaccagggtgttgaggcagtgccagagcatggacaggactagttggttcagtaccagtgccctccctcggagggagaggcaccggagtagtcctgcCCATCTCCGGAGCCGCTCTGACACCCTACCCTCTAAACCTTGCCAGTTCTCCAGTGGAGACAGACGCATGGCAGAAAGATAAATGTCGAGACAGAGCAGCAGACCTGctctccaccggatggcctgaagagcaggtgggagggagctcgcctgccacccatCCCTGACCACAAGGTCAGAGCTCTTGACCTAGTTGACCTGGGCAGAGGAGGTTACCGAGTAgacggcctggcaagcctccatcCGCACTAGGTCGCCCGGGTGCTGGACAGTGAGGAGCACGTTGTTGGtgtacgctgacaggaccagctgcaaCTCCGGCTCTCGCAGCACGAACCCCATCAACCTTCGACAGATGAGACAAAGGAAGGAATCAATCACCAGTGCATACAGCTGGCCTGACAGCGGGCACCCCTCGCCCAAAGCtgatcagggtccagttgagcttgagcagacactccgcggaagcatacagcacctggagaaaccCCACAAACTGGAGCACGAAACCAAATGctcgcagagtgcccaggagatactcGTGCTCCATCCAGTcaaacaccttctcctgatctagagacaggagggcaaacgacagaccatccctacacccaagtTCAAGGAGATCCCGGACCAAATACAGGCTGTCGAAGATGGAGTGGCCCGGGACAATGTAGGTCTGATCGGGGTGGACCACGTCCACCAGCATGGATCCCAGCCGCAGCAAGATGGCCGTCACTATGACCTTGTAGttcatgctgaggagcgagacaggACACCAATTCCGAAGGTTGCAGAGGTGAGCATGGCTTGCCCAGGCCCTCTCTTGGCTTTCAGAAACAAACcattctgggggaggggagatatgGGGGCGGATGTGGGGAACACATTGGGGAAAACAACTCAACCCCGCAAACTCCACCCCTACCCTGGAATGAGAACACCAGTTTTGGAACTCATCTGACGCGTTATGTGGATATTAGAGAGGACACAAATTTCCCCTTGAACAGAATTCAGTTTTGCacttatccacagtggaacagtcgTTGGGCCAGACTGAGTGAGCAAGTGACCAGGAATGCTGCTGTAGCCCAGTGGAAGGTGGAAGCACTGGGGTCTGGtccctctttcattatttatccacaataGAATAGCTTGaatgggagagcagggggaaacCCATCATCAGAATGTCCCCTAGCCCAGTGGTTCAAGCATTCTTCTGAGagatgggagacccctgttcCATCCTTTCTCTACCCTGCAGCAGAGAGGGGGaatcaaacctgggtctcccacattccaggtgaaCGCTCTAACAACTGGGCTAAAAGTTCTGAGATGGACACCACGTCCTGCTCCAGTAGAATTGTGAATGGGGACCAAGCCAGTAAGCAGCACACCAAGAAGATTGGAACCAACATGCGACTTAGGCAGCCAAACGCCTAACTTCCCCTGGCTAATGGGTAGCTCTGGGCTTAGGTTCTTTTGGGTGCAAGGATGTGGGCAGGAGCTAGCTTGCCCACTGCTAAAAGCCCCTCCCTCAGCCTAGGGAGGAGCTACTGAACCAAGAACCCAACCAAGTTCAGGGGACAACAAAGGCAATAACGGGAACAGGCATGGGGGTCAAAGGGCCAAAACTAGGGAACCAGAAAGGGACAATGAGCAGAGagccccggacagtgcccactgctcctcaaaggcaacGAGAGAGCTGggggatgctgcccagaggaactcttcCCAGATACGTGAACGGATAAAAGAACGAAAGACAGCCCCACAGTCGCAGGACCCCAtctgccaacctcctctccctggtgttgCAAATGGACACATTGGCCATGGCCAGGGGGAGCCTGATGAGGTGGTCCCACGACTTCATGGAGCCTCGGATCGGATGTATGTAAATGAacaagtgtggggaaaagtgcagccagaacctcaataagaggttctggaggagctggaagaggagCTGCAGTCTGGCATACTGAAGGTACGcatgtgccagggtctccctcatgccacAAAAGGGACAGGCTTCAGGGACAGAAGTGAACTGCACCAAAtaggcttaggtgggagataggtaTCTGGACTcctagagggaggcagctgtgcacatgcccagagtcTGAAACATGGGCACCTTGGGAACTTtatacttaagaacataagaatggccatactgggtcagaccaaaggtccatccagcccagtatcctgtctgctgacagtagccaatgccaggtgcccagagggaatgaacctaacaggtaatgatcaagtgatctctctcctgccatccatctccaccctctgacaaacagaggctagggacaccataccttacccagcctggctaatagccattaatggacttaacctccatgaatttatccagttctcttttaaaccctgttatagtcctagccttcacaaccttttcaggcaaggagttccacaggtcgactgtgccctgtgtgaagaagaacttccttttatttgttttaaacctgctgcccattaatttcatttggtggcccctagttcttatattatgggaacaagtaaataacacttccttatttactttctccacaccactcatgattttatatacctctatcatatccccccttagtttcctcttttccaagctgaaaagtcctagcctctttgatctctcctcctatgggacctgttccaaacccctaatcattttagttgcccttttctgaaccttttctaatgccagtattcagagtagcagccgtgttagtctgtattcgcaaaaagaaaaggaggacttgtggcaccttagagactaaccaatttatttgagcacaagtactctttttctcaATGcaggtatatcttttttgagctgaGGGGACCACATCTCAAAACCACTGTAATAACTTAGATGCTGCTGagtgaatttaggtgcctacagattTGGCTGTGTgatttgtggatcacagtgaagCCAAACCCAGGATTTACAGGCCTCCATTGGGGATTGAGGGGCCTAGGTCCCTTTGTGGTGGAGCCCACCCTTAGCCTTCCATTGAACGAAACAGGGCAGGAATTTCCCAAACTGCAGCTGATGTACTGACCAACAGGTGGAGCTGATTCCCATTGGCCCTCCTATTTCCTTGCGCCAGGGTGTGGGCAGTGAGTGTAATTGGGCCCCACCTGCCTGCAAATTAGTGGAGGGTGTTAAttacctggggcagctctgaGCTGGCTTTAGGTGCAGGGTATAAAGCCCCAGAGCAACACTGTCCCTTCATACTGGGTTTGCTGCAAGCAGGCAGGATGGGGTATAGCAGCAGCTTAGGCTTTGCTCTTCTGTGCTGGGTGGTCAGTAGGGTGACCTGTTATGACCCCTGGGATTTCTCTAGGAGTAACTCTGCCATCTGGAGAcccacccccagggctgagccccctcGCAGAAATGCCCATGTGCCCTCTCTTGCCCAGCCCTACCCCTGGGCTAAAGtt
The Eretmochelys imbricata isolate rEreImb1 chromosome 10, rEreImb1.hap1, whole genome shotgun sequence genome window above contains:
- the LOC144271239 gene encoding zona pellucida sperm-binding protein 3-like; translated protein: MSHRNNLGFALLCWVVSGVTCYNPWDFSRIDSAIWRPTPRAEPPQGQAHVLSVAQPYPWARAEASQLRAVSLLQPVMVQCEEAQMVITVHKDLFGMGRLIKAADLSLGPAACRYVSLNDAENTVIFVAGLHECGSTLQMTPDSLVYSTSLNYNPTPASNPVILRTNPAVIPIECHYPRKDNVSSKAIKPTWVPFSSTLSAEERLDFSLHLMNDDWSAERPSNGFQLGEVMHIQADVSTGNHVALRLFVDSCVATLSPDRDSSPRYAVIDFNGCLVDGRSDDTTSAFISPRPRQDTLQFMVDVFRFAGDARNLIYITCHLKVTAAEQAPDPLNKACSFSKAGNIWSPVEGTRDICRCCETGNCGLAGQSRRVNPLDRWSGRRFQRDVASRHGEPLVREGEADVVVGPLIIFDADQGSRDLLTGQMEAEKTASEGFSSTAGLISVAAAIALAFITLGILVYRRCSRSSA